In a genomic window of Bubalus bubalis isolate 160015118507 breed Murrah chromosome 17, NDDB_SH_1, whole genome shotgun sequence:
- the FBRSL1 gene encoding fibrosin-1-like protein isoform X36: MEAKVRQSRRSRAQRDRGRRREAARDARDQSASSGDEPEPGPGKENTGLPRAPPPRAAAARPPRRRRRESSSQEEEVIDGFAIASFSTLEALEKDMALKPHERKEKWERRLVKKPREAENCPSAEPSENGRPLEAGSSEQDLETPCDRGKKKVPLQPTKQVCSPEGGPLPANHWDQNGPAQRQQQLQPSQPQGSLPAPCQRCQPRRASPDPGQPCQPQRPLPGQHSWPQRSLLGPRQPCQPRRSLLGPGQPCRPQQLLPAPDQPCRPQRSLPAQPHQPRWALAPRQRFRRLRSLLAPWQRCRPLRSILAPCYLCRPLRSILAPWHRCRPLRSILVPCHVCRSLLALWHRCWPMRSWVGPCFRGQPSRASSGQRCWPLRSLLAQCQRCQPPQSLLMLRPRRRPTSSPSGQCCCPRRAFLAPCQPRRSLLGQPSRPRRSLLGLNQPQQLVEAPEQPGPPKPSLLGPGQPCQQKRPLMDPEQPHPPKRPLLGPEQPCRRKRPLLGPEQPCQPLRSLLGPCQPCKPQPLLPLPERPSLLGRPTPPRRPLLGPPSQPRQSLLNLARAHQPQLSLLAPGQPCQPLRSRRTRSSTPAVARQAPSVSPGA, encoded by the exons ATGGAGGCCAAGGTCCGTCAGAGCCGGCGCTCGCGCGCGCAGCGGGACCGTGGCCGGCGCCGGGAGGCGGCCCGCGACGCCCGCGACCAGAGCGCGTCGTCGGGGGACGAGCCTGAGCCCGGGCCCGGCAAGGAGAACACGGGCCTGCCCCGcgcgcccccgccccgcgccgccgccgcgcgccccccgcgccgccgccgccgcgagTCCAGCTCGCAGGAGGAAGAGGTCATCGACGGCTTCGCCATTGCCAGCTTCAGCACGCTGGAGGCCTTGGAG AAGGACATGGCCCTGAAGCCACACGAGCGGAAGGAGAAGTGGGAACGTCGCCTTGTCAAGAAGCCTCGGGAGGCAGAAAACTGCCCATCTGCAGAGCCAAGTGAGAACGGGCggcccctggaggcaggcagctCTGAGCAGGACCTGGAGACCCCCTGTGACCGAGGGAAGAAGAAGGTCcctctgcagcccaccaagcAG GTGTGCTCCCCAGAAGGGGGGCCGCTCCCAGCCAACCACTGGGACCAGAACGGCCCGGCCCAGCGCCAGCAGCAGCTCCAGCCCAGCCAGCCCCAGGGGTCACTCCCAGCCCCGTGTCAGCGCTGCCAGCCCCGTCGGGCTTCCCCGGACCCCGGGCAGCCCTGCCAGCCCCAGCGGCCACTCCCGGGTCAGCACAGCTGGCCCCAGCGGTCACTTCTGGGCCCAAGACAGCCCTGCCAGCCCCGGCGGTCACTTCTGGGCCCAGGTCAGCCCTGCCGGCCCCAGCAGCTGCTTCCAGCCCCAGATCAGCCCTGCCGGCCCCAGCGGTCACTCCCAGCTCAGCCCCACCAGCCACGTTGGGCACTAGCCCCCAGGCAGCGCTTCCGGCGCCTGCGCTCCCTCCTGGCCCCGTGGCAGCGCTGCCGGCCCCTACGGTCCATCCTGGCCCCGTGTTACCTCTGTCGACCCCTACGGTCCATCCTGGCCCCGTGGCACCGCTGCCGGCCTCTGCGGTCCATCCTGGTCCCATGCCACGTCTGCCGGTCCCTGCTGGCCCTCTGGCACCGCTGCTGGCCCATGAGGTCGTGGGTGGGCCCGTGTTTCCGCGGCCAGCCCAGCAGGGCATCCTCAGGACAGCGGTGCTGGCCCCTTCGGTCACTGCTAGCCCAGTGCCAGCGGTGTCAGCCCCCCCAGTCGCTCCTCATGCTGCGTCCACGTCGCCGGCCCACCAGCTCACCCTCAGGCCAGTGCTGCTGCCCCCGGCGGGCATTCCTAGCCCCATGCCAGCCCCGAAGATCCCTCTTGGGCCAGCCCAGCCGCCCCCGGCGGTCACTGCTTGGTCTCAATCAGCCCCAGCAGTTAGTTGAAGCCCCAGAGCAGCCTGGCCCCCCCAAACCTTCACTGCTGGGCCCTGGACAGCCATGCCAACAAAAGCGGCCACTCATGGACCCAGAACAGCCTCACCCGCCCAAGCGGCCACTCTTGGGCCCAGAACAGCCCTGCCGACGAAAGCGGCCACTCTTGGGCCCAGAACAGCCCTGCCAGCCCCTGCGGTCACTTTTGGGCCCGTGCCAGCCCTGCAAGCCCCAGCCGTTACTCCCCTTACCTGAGCGCCCTTCACTCCTGGGGCGGCCAACTCCACCCCGCCGGCCTCTCCTGGGGCCCCCGAGCCAGCCACGGCAGTCCCTGCTGAACCTGGCGCGGGCTCATCAGCCCCAGCTCTCCCTCCTGGCCCCAGGCCAACCCTGCCAGCCCCTGAGGTCACGACGGACTCGATCTTCCACCCCTGCGGTGGCCCGCCAGGCCCCGTCCGTGAGCCCTGGAGCCTGA